From the Gadus chalcogrammus isolate NIFS_2021 chromosome 15, NIFS_Gcha_1.0, whole genome shotgun sequence genome, one window contains:
- the LOC130405013 gene encoding endoplasmic reticulum lectin 1-like — protein MESLVRMLLGGLLVEVCSGVSANRGGYQTFTDEIPFKISWPGSEYTLPTSGALYNEDDFVIMTTTEKEKYKCLLPSLASGDGDDDKMYKGPTPGVLLEPLFKQSSCSYRIESYWTYEVCHGKHVRQYHEEKETGQKISVQEYFLGIMTETEKGSEAEDVSAENEKEVPTRNIEGQFTPYYPVGMGNGTPCVLKQNQARATSVMYVCHPEAKHEILSIAEVTTCEYEVVILTPLLCNHPKFRFKSSPVNAILCQALAGSPLRPQQLTKLDTAQQEQHKPPFSSVLEAREAREVREVQEVREVIEEDTSPVREEAFSSTHKPITVGGSSQVTVGSTHISRLTDDQLIREFLSGSYCLHGGVGWWKYEFCYGKHVHQYHEDKEQGKNIVVVGSWNADEHLEWAKKNVARSYQLKDDDLQKVKLVSHFYGHGDLCDMTGKPRQVVVKLKCKESESPHAVTVYMLEPQTCQYILGVESPVICRILDTADEHGHLSISA, from the exons ATGGAGTCGCTGGTCCGGATGCTTCTCGGTgggctgctggtggaggtgtgCAGCGGGGTCTCAGCGAACCGAGGGGGATACCAAACGTTCACGGATGAGATCCCCTTCAAGATCTCTTGGCCTGGTTCCGAGTACACTCTG CCCACATCAGGTGCACTCTACAATGAAGATGACTTTGTCATTATGACCACAACGGAGAAAGAGAAATATAAGTGTCTCCTGCCTTCCCTTGCATCGGGAGATGGG GATGACGATAAAATGTACAAGGGGCCTACACCTGGAGTCCTGCTAGAACCTCTCTTCAAGCAGAGCAGCTGCTCCTACAGA ATTGAGTCATACTGGACTTATGAAGTCTGCCACGGGAAACATGTAAGACAGTATCATGAGGAAAAGGAGACCGGGCAG AAAATCAGTGTTCAAGAGTACTTCTTGGGTATCATGACAGAGACGG AAAAAGGCAGCGAAGCAGAAGATGTCAGCGCTGAGAACGAGAAAGAG GTGCCCACCAGGAACATCGAGGGCCAGTTCACGCCCTACTACCCCGTGGGGATGGGCAACGGCACGCCGTGCGTGCTGAAGCAGAACCAGGCGCGGGCCACCTCCGTGATGTACGTGTGCCATCCCGAGGCGAAGCACGAGATCCTGTCCATCGCCGAGGTCACCACCTGCGAGTACGAGGTGGTGATCCTCACCCCGCTTCTGTGCAACCACCCCAAGTTCAG GTTCAAGTCGTCGCCGGTGAACGCCATCCTGTGCCAGGCGCTGGCGGGCTCCCCGCTCCGCCCCCAGCAGCTCACCAAGCTGGACACGGCCCAGCAGGAGCAGCACAAGCCCCCCTTCTCCTCGGTGCTGGAGGCCCGCGAGGCCCGGGAGGTCCGCGAGGTCCAGGAGGTCCGGGAGGTCATCGAG GAGGACACGTCCCCAGTGAGGGAGGaggccttctcctccacccacaaGCCCATCACGGTGGGGGGCTCGTCCCAGGTCACCGTGGGGAGCACCCACATCTCCCGACTGACCGACGACCAGCTCATCAGGGAGTTCCTGAGCGGCTCGTACTGCCTGCACGGG GGAGTGGGCTGGTGGAAGTATGAATTCTGTTACGGGAAACACGTGCATCAGTACCATGAG GACAAGGAGCAGGGGAAGAACATCGTGGTGGTCGGGAGCTGGAACGCCGACGAGCATCTGGAGTGGGCCAAGAAGAACGTGGCGCGCTCCTACCAGCTGAAGGACGACGACCTGCAGAAAGTCAA GCTGGTGTCCCACTTCTATGGCCACGGGGATTTGTGCGACATGACGGGGAAACCAAGACAGGTCGTGGTCAAGCTCAA GTGCAAAGAGTCCGAGTCCCCCCACGCTGTCACAGTGTACATGCTGGAGCCCCAGACCTGCCAGTACATCCTGGGG GTGGAGTCCCCGGTCATATGCCGGATCCTGGACACCGCAGATGAGCACGGACATCTGTCCATCTCCGCCTGA